One window from the genome of Prinia subflava isolate CZ2003 ecotype Zambia chromosome 2, Cam_Psub_1.2, whole genome shotgun sequence encodes:
- the MRPL19 gene encoding large ribosomal subunit protein bL19m translates to MAAACGRLVPRGAAIALPGRCFSLSGYRVSSDGKPPKFQPPPKPVIIDRKTQKEERRFLSPEFIPPRGRTDPLKYFIERKDMIQRRKVFNIPEFYVGSILAVTTADPCASEKSKRFVGICIQRGGKGLGATFVLRNVIEDQGVEICYELYSPRIQAIEVLKLEKRLDENLQYLRDALPEYSTFDVNMKPVPRAAHEEIPVNKLQVRMKPKPWSKRWERPKYNIKGIKFELPEHKMKAAQKWSQPWLEFDMLREYDTSKIEEKIRKELSEELEK, encoded by the exons ATGGCGGCCGCCTGTGGGAGGCTGGTGCCGAGGGGCGCCGCCATCGCCCTGCCCGGCC ggtgtttttctttatcgGGGTATCGAGTGAGCAGCGATGGAAAGCCACCGAAATTCCAGCCGCCTCCGAAGCCCGTCATTATCGACAGGAAGACgcaaaaggaggagaggag GTTCCTGAGCCCTGAATTTATACCTCCCAGAGGGAGAACAGATCCTCTTAAATACTTTATAGAAAGAAAGGATATGATACAGAGAAGAAAGGTGTTCAACATCCCAGAATTCTATGTTG GCAGCATTCTGGCTGTGACAACTGCAGATCCCTGTGCCAGTGAGAAATCCAAGCGCTTTGTTGGGATCTGCAtccagaggggagggaaaggactcGGCGCCACCTTCGTCCTTCGGAACGTCATAGAGGACCAAG GGGTTGAAATCTGCTATGAACTGTACAGCCCTCGAATCCAGGCCATCGAGGTGCTGAAGCTGGAGAAGAGGCTGGATGAGAACCTGCAGTACCTGCGGGATGCCCTGCCCGAGTACAGCACTTTCGATGTCAACATGAAACCCGTGCCTCGTGCAGCCCACGAGGAAATTCCTGTCAACAAG CTGCAGGTACGAATGAAACCTAAACCATGGTCAAAACGCTGGGAAAGGCCCAAATACAATATCAAAGGAATAAAGTTTGAGCTACCAGAACATAaaatgaaagcagcacagaagtggAGCCAACCATGGCTGGAGTTTGACATGCTGAGAGAATATGACACTTCCAAAATAGAGGAAAAGATTCGCAAAGAACTGAGTGAAgaacttgaaaaataa